The Thermodesulfovibrionales bacterium genome contains the following window.
CTCTTTCCCCTCTCCCGGGTAGTCACCCCGAACATCTACGAGGCTTCCGTGCTCACCGGTATAAATATCGAAAACGAAGGAGACATGGAAAAGGCAGCTGTGAGACTCAAAGAGATGGGCCCCGAGGTAGTGGTAATAACGGGGGGGCATCTCGATGATGTCACCCTCGATCTCTTTTATGACGGAACCGGTTTTTATAAGGTGGAGGCATCCAAGATCAAGGGTGAATACCATGGGACAGGTTGCGCCTTTTCGTCTGCCATTGCTGCCTCTCTTGCCTTGGGACGTGAACCCCTAGAATCTGTGAGAAGGGCAAAGGAATTCGTGACTGAGGCGATTCGAAAATCCTCCCATCCCGGTAAGGGCATGGGGCTGCTCGGCCTGTAATGTCCAAGATAAGGACCTTCTACCAGTGTCAGGCCTGTGGCTATTCCAGTCCGAAGTGGCTCGGCAAGTGTCCTGACTGCGGGGCATGGAATACACTCGTCGAGGAGAAATCCTTCGGGGGTTCATCCCGCTTATCCCGTTCGCAGCCGGCAAGATCCCGTCCGCAACCCCTCAGCGCGATATCAGGAGGAGGCAGTGAAAAAAGGGTTCTGACGGGGATTGCCGAACTGGACAGGGTTCTCGGCGGAGGAGTTGTCGGAGGTTCCGTGATCCTTGTCGGTGGAGACCCGGGGATCGGGAAATCGACGATCCTCTTACAGGCGGCCGCGAAACTTTCTGCCAGGTCGGGCAAAGTTTTTTACGTCTCCGGCGAAGAATCGCCCGAACAGA
Protein-coding sequences here:
- a CDS encoding AAA family ATPase gives rise to the protein MSKIRTFYQCQACGYSSPKWLGKCPDCGAWNTLVEEKSFGGSSRLSRSQPARSRPQPLSAISGGGSEKRVLTGIAELDRVLGGGVVGGSVILVGGDPGIGKSTILLQAAAKLSARSGKVFYVSGEESPEQIKLRAERMSIESDNIILLAETNLEGILHASEDLSPGTIVIDSIQTMYTEDLVSAPGSVGQVRECAAKLVSFAKRSGISLFIIGHVT
- the thiD gene encoding bifunctional hydroxymethylpyrimidine kinase/phosphomethylpyrimidine kinase, which produces MKSVLTIAGSDPTGGAGLQADLKVFRAFGVQGFSVPAALTAQNTTGVETVLPVEKDFFILQMDVLLRDLRPDALKTGLLYSVWAVEAIAEKMRIYSLSNLVVDPVTVSSTGAILVDEGTLDRIRDLLFPLSRVVTPNIYEASVLTGINIENEGDMEKAAVRLKEMGPEVVVITGGHLDDVTLDLFYDGTGFYKVEASKIKGEYHGTGCAFSSAIAASLALGREPLESVRRAKEFVTEAIRKSSHPGKGMGLLGL